ATCTGCGGCGTGCCGCGGACCGGGGCTTCGTACGAGTCGCCCGCGCCTTCCAGCGCCGCGAACACCGAGATCTGGTCCATCAGGATACGAGCCGCCTGGCGCACCGCTTCCTCGGGTGAAATCACGCCGTTGGTTTCGATGTCCAGCACCAGCTTGTCCAGGTCGGTACGCTGTTCGACACGCGCGCTTTCCACGGCATAGCTGACGCGACGCACCGGGCTGAACGAGGCGTCCAGGACGATACGGCCGATGGTGTGCGTACGGTCTTCCGACAGCGCCCGCACGTTGCCCGGCACATAGCCGCGGCCCTTCTCGACCTTGACCTGCATTTCGATCTTGCCAGCTTCGGTCAGGTGGCACAGCACGTGGTTCGGGTTGACGATCTCGACGTCGTGCGGCAGTTCGATGTCGCTGGCCAGCACCGGGCCTTCGCCCTGCTTGCGCAGCACCAGGGTGACTTCGTCGCGATTGTGCAGCTTGAAGACCACGCCCTTCAGGTTCAGCAGGATGTCCACGACATCTTCGCGCACGCCGGCGATGGTCGAGTATTCGTGCACGACGCCGGTCATCTGGACTTCCGTCGGCGCATAGCCCGTCATCGACGACAGCAGGATGCGACGCAGGGCGTTACCCAGCGTATGACCGTAACCGCGCTC
This genomic interval from Bordetella genomosp. 8 contains the following:
- a CDS encoding DNA-directed RNA polymerase subunit alpha — its product is MSTQGFLKPRSIEVEPVGTHHAKIVMEPFERGYGHTLGNALRRILLSSMTGYAPTEVQMTGVVHEYSTIAGVREDVVDILLNLKGVVFKLHNRDEVTLVLRKQGEGPVLASDIELPHDVEIVNPNHVLCHLTEAGKIEMQVKVEKGRGYVPGNVRALSEDRTHTIGRIVLDASFSPVRRVSYAVESARVEQRTDLDKLVLDIETNGVISPEEAVRQAARILMDQISVFAALEGAGDSYEAPVRGTPQIDPVLLRPVDDLELTVRSANCLKAENIYYIGDLIQRTENELLKTPNLGRKSLNEIKEVLAARGLTLGMKLENWPPLGLERP